TTTCGGCGATCGCCTCCGGCGGCTCCTTAAAGAGCTTGGGGTGAACGTACAGCGTCGCCACCGGCTGATCCACCGCAATCACATTGCCATCGCGATCCACAATCGGGCGGCGGGGCACAAAAGGCCGCAAATAAACCTGCTGCTGGGCCTGGGCTTTTTCTTTCAGCTCAGCCGTATGGACAATTTGTAGCCGCACTAGATTGGCCACCAAGCCCAGGGTCGCCGCCAACAAAATGCCCCCAACCAAAAGCATTCGCGATCGCGTCGGGTGAACCGGAGTCCCCGCCGAGGCCTGACCCATCCGGCGGGGGACAGCCCTAGAGTGCCGCAGGGCTCGGCGAGAATTCGGAGGAACAGAAGTTGCCATAGAGAAAGGAACCAAGCCAGACACAGCAGAAAGAAGCGCGGGACCCTGCCCTAGTAGCCCAAGGGCATCGGGGTGGCCTCAGGGGACTCAGGCTCGGGGGGAACTGCCAGCGGTTGGCGCTGGGGGGCTGGCGTCAAGAAGATGGTGTTGTTGGGGCTCTGGGGAACAAAGCCCGAGTCGGGGCGCTCGGCCTGACGGGCTAGCTGATTTTTGAGCAGCTCATTATTGGCGGTGAGCTGGCGCTCGTTGCGGCGCAGGTGCTCTAGGCGATCGTAGGTCCGTCCCCAGAGCTGCTGGGAATAGACGGTCCAGCCGTAGGCTCCCAGTACCGCCACAACCATCACGAAAGCGGCGATCGCCGAGGTCCGGTGCATCACCACCAGGCAGCGGAACCACAAGGGAAGCACTGAGGGCTTGCGCAGGGAAGCAATACCTTTTGGGAGACCGGTCTGGGGATCGATCGCCGCCAGAGGCCGTCGGCCAGCACGCCCCTGCCGCAAGGCAATCACTTCAGCCTGAGGCTGGCCCTTGACACGCTTTTTGGGTCGCTGACGCGCGGATGTTTTGGATCCCATTACTGTCGGCATAGACTCTCCTCCCCACCGTGATTTTGCATCAAAGGTCTTGCCTACTGCTTGCCCTGCTTACTCGCTCAGCAGGGGATCGCGAGCGCTGTTCCCCTGATTGTCGCCTGTCTTGCAACAATCAACGCCTTTGTTTTGTGTCTCCAAGGCTTGCGGCCCACGCTGGCAACTGCTTTCTAGGTGCTATTTAGCTGCTCTGGCCTTTGGGAGACCCCTTGCTGGGCTCCAATATAGCCGAGTTTATTGCTGTCAATGCAACCGTATCATGAGACTCAGCTGGGATTGATCCGCGATTTGGCCAAGCTTCAGAGAGTTTTAAGCTTTTGACTCGCTGAGATGAGCGGCGGCTTGGGCGATCGCTCGGGTATGGGAGAATGCTGAAAGACCGACTTTCTGGCCCATTTCCTGTCATGGCAGACGCTAGCGCCAAAGACCAGCAGCATCCCCAAGAACAATCCGATCGCCAGCTCACCCAGCAGCTGCTCGCCAGCGATCCCAGTGACTTGAATCTGGCTGAACTAGCGCGGCTGCGGGTGAGGTATCAAGGATTTCCTGGAGCGCGAGACATCCAGACAAACCTTGACAAGGCCCTACAGCGCTGGAACCTGACCGAAGAGGAGCTCTTCGCGCGCACCCGAGAAATCCACAACTCCACCCAGATCTACAAGGGACGCAGCAACCAGCGCGAGGACTGGAGCTAAGCCCAGCCCTTTCGGTTCTTCAGTTATGAAGGTAAGTCGTTAATTTCCCAGTTTCATCTCGAATGGGGAATCAGCACTCTGAGAGTCCGTATCAAAGATCAGAGAAGACTCAGCTGCTTCGGCGGGCAGATCTGCGGGGGACTCAGGGGGGTCTAGCTGCAACAGCGATCCTGGCAGCTCATCCGGCGATCGCGCCACTCCCGCAGCG
This genomic stretch from Geitlerinema sp. PCC 7407 harbors:
- a CDS encoding DUF3288 family protein; amino-acid sequence: MADASAKDQQHPQEQSDRQLTQQLLASDPSDLNLAELARLRVRYQGFPGARDIQTNLDKALQRWNLTEEELFARTREIHNSTQIYKGRSNQREDWS